Proteins from a genomic interval of Oncorhynchus kisutch isolate 150728-3 linkage group LG28, Okis_V2, whole genome shotgun sequence:
- the LOC109873315 gene encoding uncharacterized protein LOC109873315, translated as MSDSETIELAVLGRPFQLGMLYDCRRDVLIPGITLWDSEMLQKHINVCPQPNTDFKIIASDSSEAKSEALNVSASLEASFLGGLVSVKGSAEFLHDKKTSKRQSRVSLQYRTTTRFEQLTMDHLGAGNVKHCNVFQEGSSTHVVTALHYGAQAFFVFDQEVSSGENHQDIQGNLQATIKKIPLISIEGQGNLEMSEKEKREANKFNCTFHGDFALENNPVTFEDAIKVYAGLPRLLGENGEHAVPMTVWLYPLKNLDSAAAQLVRQISVSQVRRAQRLLDGLDNTDVQCQDMMKEDMAIKFPELKAKLNKFRDLCSEYKLVFQKGLSKVLPKIRGGGMEEEELIKMLNSKERSPFQNDLMITYLDDREREMNVVSSYLDIMKEVQVVYSSSELDGLVLDKANDYVVCFALSFLKEKEEYLVVLENYLLEESKSDFSLTPYNPNAAGKTAAEKWFRSGEVTTLTRQTINLFLDFKESNKDRENLAFCIASIPNKFLAASSIHVYERGTLLNPQFELPSKPGVPTIKSLEHDCVHLQVNPPNLGVTSVESYQVLYQAEQADSEWTEVKSDATTQVTISRLDPYKKYRFSCKAVCRPGVSLSSDWTEYVRTRPCSPPGPPAEKRIESGSIRVNWDIPTKAGDDVEVIGYVVEYRKSVKAIDNQMWHTIKTTTRESTLEGLEADTAYSIRVSANCGKAGNSLPSPETVLTTLRVSDAHPKTSKSTGAKSQEFLTKSQKVEKGKPSIHWLNLEPKFGVSDSFDQYTFGRKVEQGNNKVILLLGATGAGKTTLVNAMINYILGVKWEDCYRFKLIHEVTNRSQAESQTVVVTSYELYNQPGFQIPYSLTVIDTPGFGDTRGMAHDKLLIQMLKDFLCNPLGIDHIDAVCFVVQAPLVRLSPSQRYIFDSILSIFGKDVAENILMLVTFVDGKHIPVLEAINAANLPCKKDKKGLPTHFKFNSSFLFLKEAESSSEEDDSDDDHKAQCPEQWRSTFKEMKKFFQALESIESKDVTLTMKVLEERELLEKTMTRLTPQITAGLSKLSEIKSFKQCLENEDENMKQNKHFETEINVLQVKRSKLSQDFATNCKICNFTCHTCCFLPNEDDIKSCAVMDDDGNCTICPGKCTSTDHDREKVLLTYETKTEKKTVQGMKDNFMKAWDKSMETKEMLDKLEDEFQGIQDALKNLIKKSSDCLKRLNDVALKPSSLSTVEYIEIIIRTEEEERKPGFEDRIVELKKMKGEFTILDKIKKGEDVLPNERKFLKEK; from the exons ATGTCTGACTCGGAGACTATCGAGTTAGCCGTTCTGGGCCGACCCTTCCAGCTGGGGATGCTGTATGACTGTCGTAGAGATGTCCTCATCCCAG GTATCACTCTCTGGGATTCTGAGATGCTTCAGAAACACATCAACGTCTGTCCACAACCGAACACCGACTTCAAAATCATTGCTTCAGACTCAAGTGAAGCCAAGTCAGAAGCTTTAAATGTGTCTGCATCTCTTGAGGCCAGTTTTCTTGGTGGCTTAGTCAGTGTGAAGGGTTCTGCTGAATTCCTCCATGACAAAAAGACCTCAAAGCGTCAGTCTAGGGTTTCTCTGCAGTACCGTACCACCACTCGCTTTGAGCAGTTGACCATGGACCACCTGGGGGCAGGAAATGTGAAACACTGTAATGTCTTCCAAGAGGGCTCTTCAACCCATGTGGTGACTGCCCTGCACTACGGAGCCCAGGCCTTCTTCGTTTTTGACCAAGAGGTTTCCTCAGGAGAAAACCACCAGGACATTCAGGGAAACCTGCAGGCTACAATAAAAAAGATCCCTCTCATATCAATAGAAGGGCAGGGAAATTTGGAGATGAgtgaaaaagagaagagagaggccaATAAATTCAACTGCACCTTCCATGGTGATTTTGCACTAGAAAACAACCCTGTCACATTTGAAGATGCCATCAAGGTGTATGCTGGCCTGCCACGTCTGCTAGGGGAGAACGGAGAACATGCTGTGCCCATGACTGTCTGGCTCTATCCTCTCAAGAACCTGGACTCTGCAGCTGCCCAGCTAGTCAGGCAGATCAGTGTTAGCCAGGTGCGTCGCGCACAGCGACTCTTAGACGGACTGGACAATACTGATGTACAATGCCAGGACATGATGAAGGAAGACATGGCTATCAAGTTCCCTGAACTCAAAGCCAAGCTCAACAAGTTCAGGGACTTGTGCTCAGAGTACAAGCTGGTGTTCCAGAAAGGTCTCTCTAAGGTTCTTCCCAAaataagaggaggaggaatggaggaggaagagCTGATCAAAATGCTCAACAGCAAAGAACGTTCTCCATTCCAGAATGACCTCATGATCACGTACCtggacgacagagagagagagatgaatgttGTCAGCTCTTACCTTGACATAATGAAAGAGGTACAAGTTGTGTACTCAAGCAGTGAATTGGATGGATTAGTGCTTGATAAAGCTAATGATTATGTAGTGTGTTTTGCATTATCCTTTTTGAAGGAGAAAGAAGAGTATCTGGTAGTCCTGGAGAACTACTTGCTGGAAGAATCTAAGAGTGATTTTTCACTGACACCTTACAACCCCAACGCAGCCGGGAAGACTGCGGCAGAAAAGTGGTTTCGCTCGGGGGAGGTAACGACCCTAACCAGGCAAACCATAAATCTGTTCCTAGACTTCAAAGAGTCTAACAAAGACAGAGAAAATCTTGCATTCTGTATTGCATCAATTCCAAACAAATTCCTCGCCGCATCCTCCATCCATGTCTATGAAAGAGGGACACTTTTGAATCCACAGTTTGAGCTGCCATCAAAGCCAGGTGTTCCCACCATCAAGAGTCTGGAGCATGACTGTGTACACTTGCAAGTCAACCCTCCCAACCTTGGTGTTACCTCTGTGGAATCGTACCAGGTTTTGTACCAGGCTGAGCAGGCTGACTCTGAGTGGACCGAGGTCAAATCTGATGCTACTACACAGGTCACCATCAGTCGTTTGGACCCTTACAAAAAGTACCGCTTTAGCTGCAAGGCAGTGTGTAGACCTGGTGTGAGCCTCTCCAGTGACTGGACAGAATATGTCAGGACCCGCCCATGTAGCCCCCCTGGACCACCCGCAGAGAAGAGGATAGAATCGGGAAGTATCAGAGTGAACTGGGACATTCCTACCAAGGCGGGAGATGATGTTGAAGTCATTGGTTATGTGGTAGAATACAGAAAGAGTGTAAAGGCTATAGACAATCAGATGTGGCACACCATCAAAACCACCACTAGAGAGAGTACACTGGAAGGACTAGAGGCTGACACTGCATACAGCATCAGAGTCTCTGCTAACTGTGGCAAAGCAGGGAATAGTCTACCTAGTCCTGAGACTGTGCTGACTACCCTTAGGGTCTCTGATGCCCATCCGAAGACAAGCAAATCAACAGGAGCAAAAAGTCAGGAATTCCTCACAAAATCCCAGAAGGTGGAAAAGGGCAAACCCTCAATCCACTGGCTGAATCTGGAACCGAAGTTTGGTGTAAGTGACAGCTTTGACCAGTACACATTTGGGAGGAAAGTTGAGCAAGGGAATAACAAGGTGATATTGCTTCTGGGGGCCACAGGTGCAGGAAAAACAACTCTGGTCAATGCCATGATAAACTACATCCTCGGGGTAAAGTGGGAAGATTGTTACCGCTTTAAGCTCATCCATGAGGTGACCAACAGGTCCCAGGCTGAGAGCCAGACTGTGGTTGTGACATCATACGAGCTCTACAACCAGCCAGGCTTTCAGATTCCGTATTCTCTGACTGTCATTGACACACCAGGGTTCGGAGACACCAGAGGAATGGCTCATGATAAATTGCTCATCCAGATGTTGAAGGATTTCTTGTGTAACCCTTTAGGGATTGATCACATTGATGCAGTCTGCTTTGTAGTGCAGGCACCACTTGTTCGTCTCAGTCCTTCCCAGAGATACATCTTTGATTCCATCCTGTCCATCTTTGGAAAGGATGTTGCTGAAAACATCCTGATGCTTGTGACATTTGTTGATGGGAAGCACATACCGGTGCTAGAGGCCATCAATGCTGCAAATCTGCCCTGTAAGAAAGACAAGAAGGGGCTACCAACCCATTTCAAGTTCAACAGTTCATTTCTGTTCTTAAAGGAGGCGGAGAGCAGCTCTGAAGAGGATGATTCTGATGATGATCATAAGGCCCAGTGTCCAGAGCAATGGAGGTCAACTTTCAAGGAGATGAAGAAATTTTTCCAAGCACTGGAAAGCATTGAGAGTAAAGATGTGACCCTGACAATGAAAGTTCTGGAAGAACGTGAGCTTCTGGAGAAGACCATGACACGCCTGACCCCTCAGATCACAGCAGGTCTGTCAAAGCTAAGTGAGATCAAAAGCTTCAAACAGTGTCTGGAGAACGAGGATGAGAACATGAAACAGAACAAACATTTTGAGACTGAGATAAATGTGCTGCAGGTGAAGAGAAGCAAATTATCCCAGGACTTTGCGACAAACTGCAAGATATGCAATTTCACATGTCACACCTGCTGCTTCCTCCCAAATGAGGATGACATCAAAAGTTGTGCTGTGATGGATGATGATGGCAACTGTACCATATGTCCAGGAAAATGCACTTCCACTGACCACGACAGGGAAAAAGTCTTGTTGACATATGAAACAAAGACTGAGAAAAAGACTGTTCAAGGCATGAAAGACAACTTCATGAAGGCGTGGGACAAGTCTATGGAAACCAAGGAGATGCTGGATAAGCTTGAGGATGAGTTTCAGGGGATCCAGGACGCGCTGAAGAATTTGATCAAGAAGTCTTCTGACTGTCTGAAGAGACTTAATGATGTTGCCCTGAAGCCAAGCTCTCTCTCCACTGTGGAGTATATTGAGATAATCATTcgcacagaggaggaggaacgcAAACCAGGCTTCGAGGATCGGATCGTAGAGTTGAAGAAAATGAAGGGAGAATTTACGATTCTGGATAAGATTAAAAAAGGAGAAGATGTACTCCCAAATGAGCGAAAATTCCTGAAGGAAAAATAG